One segment of Methylotenera versatilis 79 DNA contains the following:
- a CDS encoding TetR family transcriptional regulator, with protein MVRKTKEDAELTRQRIIDAAKEVFLKRGVSRSTLEHIALQADVTRGAVYWHFKNKTEIFHAIRDRVFLPLIDRMDDTLATPSKTDDPLTQIENTLCDTINELNENIEMRQIYEIMMIKCEYVDEFATVLQQTLSNCSNITEKIQFAYERAKEQNLLAVTHTPHALALDTHLFFSGLLHMWVKDADGSRFRFQAKELIQSHINLKRKLS; from the coding sequence ATGGTAAGAAAAACGAAAGAAGACGCAGAACTCACTCGGCAACGTATTATTGATGCTGCCAAAGAGGTTTTTTTAAAACGTGGCGTCAGTCGCTCTACACTTGAGCACATTGCGTTACAAGCAGATGTAACGCGTGGTGCTGTTTACTGGCATTTTAAAAATAAAACTGAAATTTTTCATGCCATCCGAGATCGGGTATTTTTACCTTTAATCGACCGCATGGACGACACACTTGCTACACCTAGCAAAACAGATGACCCGCTTACCCAGATTGAAAACACCTTGTGCGATACTATCAATGAACTCAATGAGAACATTGAAATGCGACAAATTTATGAAATTATGATGATTAAGTGCGAATATGTGGATGAATTTGCCACAGTGTTACAACAAACTTTAAGTAACTGTTCAAACATCACAGAGAAAATCCAATTTGCTTATGAACGTGCTAAAGAACAAAACCTTTTAGCTGTAACGCATACACCACATGCACTGGCACTTGATACACACTTATTTTTCAGCGGTTTACTACATATGTGGGTAAAAGATGCAGACGGCAGCCGGTTCCGATTCCAAGCCAAAGAACTAATTCAATCACATATTAATTTAAAACGTAAATTAAGTTAG
- a CDS encoding efflux RND transporter permease subunit translates to MTKFFITRPIFASVLSIIIVLAGLAAALKLPIAQYPQIAPPTVLITATYPGASADTLSKTVAAPIEEQLSGVEGLLYFNSSADSSGTLTITATFEIGTDVNQATFNVSNRVNIALPRLPDEVRRTGLVVQKRSNDILLVVMLTDKQKKYDPLYLSNYATLNVLDELKRINGVGDAIIFGAQDYSMRIWLKPDRMAQLGVTTTDIANAIQSQNAQYAAGKIGQEPSPDSQQLVYTVTAKGRLIDPSEFGNIIIRAEGPRGVLYLKDVARIELGSQTYNVRTALDGLPGVGIPIFLQTGANALDTAQAVKDKMDELKQRFPEGVDWETPYDTSDFVKASIKEVLKTLAEALVLVVLVVFVFLQSWRATLIPLIAVPISLVGTFAGLWIFGFSINTLTLFAMVLSIGIVVDDAIVVLENVERLMSEEKLSPIKAAVKSMEQVSGAVVAIVLVLCAVFVPVAFLGGIAGEMYRQFAVTVAVAVVISGIVALTLTPALCAILLKSVHEESKFFRPFNRGFEKLTNFYTSTVNLTLHHKIIGTVVFVGIIALVAILLRSVPGSFVPAEDQGYVVTAVIMPDGATLSRTTKTTEAVRTEIHKDSAAAHEFSVYGFDLIGGGNKTSAATMFVRMTDWDKRTTTADDIVGKLFGIGMQQPDGMAIAFNPPAIRGLGSSGGFELYLQSRGDSDPLRLSTVVNNFMDALRKEPRLTGINSFFRPTVPQLFVEVDEAKAISQGVPVADIYATLQSTMGSLYVNDFNKSGRTYRVQLQAEAEYRMKAEDLGKVYVRSNTGKMVPLSALSKVSSIVGAEQLERYNGLLSAKVMGGGAPGVSSGDTIKMVEKIAAENLPENYQIAWTGQAYQEKRTGSAAILAFGFAIIMVFLILAAQFETWALPLAVIMAVPFALAGALLAVLVRGMPNDIYFQIGLITLVGLAAKNAILIVEFASQKMEEGMPVAQAAIEAARLRFRPIVMTSMAFVLGIVPLVIATGAGAAARRSMGTGVFGGMMLATFVATIFIPLFFTWLSNTHVDRKHHDKNLVDHSKETV, encoded by the coding sequence ATGACCAAATTTTTTATCACAAGGCCTATTTTTGCCTCAGTTCTGTCCATCATCATTGTGTTGGCAGGTTTAGCTGCAGCGCTTAAATTGCCGATTGCGCAATACCCGCAGATTGCACCGCCCACTGTGTTGATTACTGCAACCTACCCAGGTGCCAGTGCCGATACATTATCTAAAACCGTTGCAGCACCAATTGAAGAACAATTAAGCGGAGTTGAAGGTTTGCTGTACTTTAACTCTAGTGCTGACTCAAGCGGTACATTAACGATTACTGCTACTTTTGAAATCGGCACCGATGTGAATCAGGCAACATTTAACGTGAGCAATCGTGTGAATATTGCGTTGCCGCGCTTGCCCGATGAAGTGCGTCGTACTGGTTTAGTCGTACAAAAACGGTCAAACGACATTTTGCTTGTAGTCATGTTGACCGATAAGCAGAAGAAATATGATCCACTGTATTTAAGTAACTACGCTACGCTTAATGTATTAGATGAGCTTAAACGTATTAACGGCGTAGGTGACGCGATTATTTTCGGTGCGCAAGATTACTCTATGCGTATTTGGTTAAAACCAGATCGCATGGCGCAGTTGGGCGTGACGACTACGGATATTGCCAATGCTATACAATCACAAAATGCCCAGTACGCGGCAGGTAAAATCGGTCAAGAGCCGTCACCTGATTCGCAACAGTTGGTTTATACCGTTACGGCTAAAGGCCGTTTAATTGACCCAAGTGAATTCGGTAACATTATTATTCGCGCTGAAGGTCCACGTGGTGTGCTTTACTTAAAAGATGTTGCACGTATTGAGTTGGGTTCGCAAACCTATAACGTGCGTACAGCGCTAGATGGCTTGCCAGGCGTGGGTATTCCTATCTTCTTGCAAACAGGTGCCAATGCACTTGATACTGCGCAAGCCGTTAAAGACAAAATGGATGAGCTAAAACAACGCTTTCCAGAAGGTGTAGATTGGGAAACGCCTTATGACACTAGCGACTTTGTTAAAGCATCGATAAAGGAAGTACTTAAGACGCTAGCTGAGGCCTTAGTATTAGTTGTGCTTGTAGTGTTTGTATTTTTACAAAGCTGGCGTGCTACTTTAATTCCGTTAATTGCGGTGCCGATTTCATTAGTCGGAACGTTTGCTGGTTTGTGGATATTTGGATTCTCCATCAATACTCTCACCTTATTCGCGATGGTACTTTCCATCGGAATCGTGGTTGATGATGCGATTGTAGTGCTAGAAAACGTTGAGCGACTGATGTCAGAAGAGAAATTGTCGCCGATTAAAGCGGCAGTTAAATCCATGGAACAGGTTTCAGGCGCTGTTGTGGCAATCGTGCTGGTGCTTTGTGCGGTATTTGTACCCGTGGCCTTCTTGGGCGGTATTGCAGGTGAAATGTATCGTCAGTTCGCGGTTACTGTCGCGGTGGCTGTGGTCATTTCAGGTATTGTTGCCTTAACATTAACGCCTGCATTGTGTGCAATCTTACTGAAATCTGTACATGAAGAATCTAAATTCTTCAGACCGTTTAATCGTGGTTTTGAGAAGTTAACGAATTTTTATACGAGTACAGTTAACTTAACTTTGCATCACAAAATTATTGGTACAGTTGTTTTTGTTGGCATCATTGCCCTCGTGGCGATTCTGCTCAGATCCGTACCAGGTAGTTTTGTACCAGCAGAAGATCAAGGTTATGTCGTTACTGCGGTGATTATGCCAGATGGTGCAACTTTGAGTCGCACCACTAAAACCACGGAAGCAGTGCGTACTGAAATTCATAAAGACTCTGCGGCTGCACACGAATTTTCTGTGTATGGTTTTGACTTGATTGGTGGTGGTAATAAAACCAGTGCAGCCACGATGTTTGTGCGTATGACCGATTGGGATAAACGCACAACTACAGCGGATGACATTGTTGGTAAATTATTTGGAATCGGTATGCAACAGCCAGATGGTATGGCGATTGCGTTTAACCCGCCTGCAATTCGTGGTTTAGGTAGTTCTGGTGGTTTTGAGTTATACCTACAAAGTCGTGGTGACTCCGATCCATTGCGTCTATCAACCGTCGTTAATAACTTTATGGACGCTTTGCGTAAAGAGCCGCGATTAACTGGCATTAACTCATTTTTCCGCCCAACTGTGCCGCAGTTATTTGTAGAAGTCGATGAAGCAAAAGCGATTTCGCAAGGCGTGCCAGTGGCAGACATCTATGCAACGCTGCAAAGTACGATGGGTTCTTTATATGTGAATGACTTCAATAAGTCTGGTCGTACTTATCGCGTGCAATTGCAAGCAGAGGCTGAATATCGCATGAAAGCCGAAGATTTAGGCAAAGTCTATGTGCGATCTAATACAGGAAAAATGGTACCTTTATCAGCGTTAAGTAAAGTGAGCAGTATCGTTGGCGCTGAACAACTAGAGCGTTACAACGGGTTGCTTTCTGCCAAAGTGATGGGTGGTGGCGCGCCTGGCGTGAGTTCTGGTGACACGATTAAAATGGTGGAAAAAATCGCGGCGGAAAACTTGCCTGAGAACTATCAAATTGCATGGACTGGCCAAGCATATCAAGAAAAACGGACTGGCTCAGCTGCGATTTTAGCTTTCGGCTTTGCCATCATTATGGTGTTCTTGATTCTTGCGGCGCAATTTGAAACTTGGGCATTGCCTCTAGCTGTGATTATGGCGGTGCCATTTGCCTTGGCTGGTGCGCTGTTAGCTGTGCTGGTGCGAGGTATGCCGAATGACATTTACTTCCAGATCGGACTCATTACGCTGGTTGGATTGGCGGCGAAAAATGCGATTTTGATCGTAGAATTTGCCAGCCAAAAAATGGAAGAGGGCATGCCTGTGGCACAAGCTGCGATTGAAGCCGCACGTTTAAGGTTTAGACCGATCGTGATGACATCGATGGCATTCGTATTAGGTATCGTACCGCTGGTTATTGCTACTGGTGCAGGTGCTGCAGCGCGTCGCAGTATGGGTACGGGTGTGTTCGGTGGCATGATGTTAGCAACGTTTGTGGCGACAATATTTATTCCACTATTCTTTACATGGTTAAGTAATACGCATGTGGATAGAAAACATCATGACAAAAACTTAGTAGATCACTCTAAGGAAACCGTGTGA
- a CDS encoding efflux transporter outer membrane subunit, with protein sequence MKKLSLLLLLLLSSCALLGPDYKRSETNLPATFSETESGASADASNAEIKQWWKHYQDEKLNELVELSLKNNTDIQLAVARIEEADASMREVGASLFPEVNLSGAATRSKVTELGAFPVFISPIRNNYNVGLSTNYEIDFWGKVRRAKESATAAALASRYSKQTVELSLIGLVSSNYLQLRGIEAQIAVTKDSLRSRTESLSLTQRRLAGGIASSLEVSQAEVGVTNLDAQLIELNRLRALTLHQLAVLTGVLDLKLDETNQTAVLALPIPPVPPAGLPSALLENRPDIRQAEQTLIAQNAQIGVAKAALYPSISLTGSYGGESLELGDILKSGARIWTLGLGLDLPIFDAGRRRARVDQATAIQKQALAQYQTTIQNAFREVNDALVTRRLNVEREQSLAASEVSAKKALTVAENRYKAGYSAYLEVLDAQRVHNDAALAKVQARQASSLATVELFKVLGGDWRGDAQVDASAESTTKPANTAETVK encoded by the coding sequence ATGAAAAAACTAAGTTTATTGTTATTACTACTATTGTCTTCATGCGCATTGCTGGGGCCAGACTACAAACGCAGCGAAACGAATTTGCCTGCTACATTTAGTGAAACAGAATCGGGCGCGAGTGCTGATGCGTCTAATGCAGAAATTAAACAATGGTGGAAACATTACCAAGACGAAAAATTGAATGAATTAGTGGAGTTAAGTTTAAAAAACAACACGGATATTCAATTGGCCGTTGCGCGTATTGAAGAAGCCGATGCCAGTATGCGTGAAGTAGGGGCATCGTTATTTCCAGAAGTGAATTTGTCTGGTGCAGCGACACGTAGCAAAGTAACTGAATTAGGTGCTTTCCCTGTATTTATTTCGCCAATTCGTAACAATTACAATGTTGGATTAAGCACCAATTATGAAATAGATTTTTGGGGAAAAGTGCGGCGCGCAAAAGAGTCAGCCACTGCTGCTGCATTAGCTTCACGCTATTCAAAACAGACTGTTGAACTTTCATTGATTGGTTTAGTGAGCAGTAATTATTTGCAATTGCGCGGTATCGAAGCGCAAATTGCAGTGACGAAAGATAGCTTACGTAGTCGCACTGAATCATTAAGTTTAACGCAGCGCCGCCTTGCTGGTGGTATTGCAAGTAGTTTAGAAGTCAGCCAAGCAGAAGTCGGTGTGACGAATTTAGATGCACAATTAATCGAATTGAACCGTTTACGTGCATTAACTTTGCATCAATTAGCCGTGTTAACTGGTGTGTTGGATTTGAAATTGGATGAAACTAATCAAACTGCAGTGTTAGCGTTACCAATTCCACCAGTTCCGCCTGCAGGTTTGCCTTCTGCATTGCTTGAAAATCGTCCGGATATTCGTCAGGCAGAGCAAACATTAATTGCGCAAAATGCACAAATTGGCGTTGCCAAAGCAGCTTTGTATCCAAGTATTAGCTTAACCGGTAGTTACGGCGGTGAAAGTTTAGAGCTTGGTGATATATTGAAATCAGGCGCACGCATTTGGACACTTGGTTTGGGATTAGATTTGCCTATTTTCGATGCTGGCAGACGTAGAGCCCGTGTTGATCAAGCGACTGCGATTCAAAAACAAGCTTTAGCGCAATATCAAACAACTATTCAAAATGCGTTTAGAGAAGTGAATGATGCGCTGGTGACAAGACGCTTAAATGTAGAACGCGAGCAAAGTTTGGCAGCAAGCGAAGTTTCTGCAAAAAAAGCGTTAACTGTCGCTGAAAATCGCTATAAAGCTGGTTATTCTGCTTATTTAGAAGTATTAGATGCGCAACGTGTACACAATGATGCTGCTTTAGCAAAAGTACAAGCGAGACAAGCGAGTAGTTTAGCAACGGTTGAATTATTTAAAGTGTTGGGTGGCGATTGGCGCGGTGATGCTCAAGTAGATGCCAGTGCAGAATCAACTACAAAACCAGCTAATACAGCTGAAACGGTTAAATAG
- a CDS encoding glycosyltransferase, which translates to MNNASKMISVIIVTRDRLELLNRAMQSILSQQYELLEIIIIDNQSLTPLTLKISIPENVEIKIHRTNQFLSASATRNCGIELSKGEYVSFLDDDDYYLQDKLSILKNAFEQSKDIDMVYGNTRMIGLNGTSLGVCRGPAEIASVMLNRYIHLNAVLIKRSVLTEIKFDLNMTTYEDVDLMFRIVSKHKCVHVDQDVAVWNRDNRKDQLTSRNWTRSEKNWLILCRKFSRLIESNSAVANLYYKKMFILSAIKFNLINTIIFFIKYLRYAKLAYLFK; encoded by the coding sequence ATGAATAATGCTAGCAAAATGATTTCAGTCATCATCGTCACCCGAGATAGGCTGGAGCTGCTAAATAGAGCAATGCAAAGTATATTGTCTCAACAATATGAGTTGCTTGAAATTATTATCATTGACAATCAGTCGCTCACACCACTAACTCTGAAAATATCGATCCCTGAGAATGTGGAAATAAAAATCCACAGAACCAATCAATTTTTATCCGCCTCTGCAACAAGAAACTGTGGTATCGAACTCTCAAAAGGTGAGTATGTTAGCTTTTTAGACGACGATGATTATTATCTGCAGGATAAATTAAGTATTCTTAAGAACGCATTTGAACAATCCAAAGATATAGATATGGTCTATGGTAATACAAGGATGATTGGGCTTAATGGTACTTCTCTTGGAGTATGCAGAGGGCCGGCGGAAATTGCTTCTGTAATGCTAAATAGATACATTCATCTAAATGCTGTTTTAATAAAAAGAAGTGTATTAACAGAAATTAAATTTGATTTAAATATGACTACTTATGAAGATGTTGATTTGATGTTTAGAATAGTTAGCAAACACAAATGTGTGCATGTAGATCAAGATGTCGCTGTGTGGAATAGAGATAATCGAAAGGATCAGTTAACAAGTAGAAATTGGACTCGATCTGAAAAAAACTGGTTGATACTGTGTAGAAAATTCAGCAGGTTAATAGAATCAAATAGCGCTGTAGCAAATCTTTACTACAAAAAAATGTTTATTTTGTCTGCGATTAAATTTAATTTAATTAATACCATCATTTTCTTTATTAAATATCTGCGATATGCCAAATTAGCTTATCTTTTTAAATAG
- a CDS encoding efflux RND transporter periplasmic adaptor subunit, with product MHFLSQLRSLNTGNLKQSDLKLSNFKKSKLTSAGLIIIATVAITLQGCGKKPDAAASAPPAMPVSYVSVQPTNVPMSVESVAQTEGAREIEVRPRVGGIILKKMFEEGESVKAGQVLFIIDPEPFQIALAQAKAQAAGQGARITQTSRESNRLKELLETQSVSQREYDNATSDVSISQADMMQSQANIKEAELNLSYTKVTAPVSGIAGRFQFSEGALVTANTSLLTTIVQLSPIWARFSLSTTELASLGGHVNSNSVTDVTLILPNGTEYAQKGKLNFTANSIDPTLGTQELRATFNNEDKALLPGQFVRARVTTGEREGVFLVPQTSVLSGDLGKFVYVINAKNEATATPVVVGEWHGKDWIILDGLNANDKVIVDNLIKLRPGAAVQPKVFVQPTQSTQEPASATDKSTSKSTAKSKVKIG from the coding sequence ATGCATTTTTTGTCGCAGCTACGTAGCTTAAACACAGGTAATTTAAAACAAAGTGACTTGAAATTAAGTAACTTTAAAAAATCAAAACTGACAAGCGCAGGTCTAATTATCATCGCAACCGTCGCAATCACTTTGCAGGGCTGTGGTAAAAAACCAGATGCAGCAGCGAGTGCGCCACCAGCAATGCCGGTTAGTTATGTAAGCGTACAACCTACCAATGTACCAATGAGCGTAGAGTCTGTTGCGCAGACTGAAGGTGCTAGGGAAATTGAAGTTAGGCCGCGTGTTGGCGGAATTATCCTGAAGAAAATGTTTGAAGAGGGAGAGTCAGTAAAAGCCGGTCAAGTATTATTTATCATTGATCCTGAGCCATTCCAAATTGCATTAGCACAAGCCAAAGCACAAGCGGCGGGTCAGGGTGCGCGTATTACACAAACTTCACGTGAGTCTAATCGTTTAAAAGAGTTGCTAGAAACCCAGTCGGTGAGTCAGCGTGAATATGATAATGCAACATCGGATGTGAGCATTTCGCAAGCCGACATGATGCAATCGCAAGCTAATATTAAAGAAGCAGAGCTGAATCTTTCTTACACGAAAGTAACCGCTCCTGTTTCAGGTATCGCTGGTCGTTTCCAGTTTTCAGAAGGTGCGTTAGTGACTGCAAATACTAGTTTATTAACTACGATTGTGCAGTTGTCACCAATATGGGCGCGTTTTAGTTTGTCTACAACAGAGCTTGCCAGTTTGGGTGGACATGTCAATTCTAATAGCGTGACGGATGTCACGTTAATATTGCCTAACGGTACTGAATACGCACAGAAAGGTAAGTTAAATTTTACTGCAAATTCAATTGATCCAACTTTAGGTACACAAGAATTACGTGCGACTTTTAATAATGAGGATAAAGCTTTATTGCCAGGCCAATTTGTACGCGCTCGCGTAACAACTGGTGAGCGTGAAGGCGTGTTTTTGGTGCCACAAACTTCTGTACTATCAGGCGACTTAGGCAAGTTTGTATATGTGATTAATGCCAAAAATGAAGCAACAGCAACACCTGTAGTTGTGGGTGAGTGGCATGGTAAGGATTGGATTATCTTAGATGGCTTAAATGCTAACGATAAAGTCATTGTTGATAACTTGATTAAATTACGCCCTGGAGCTGCAGTGCAACCGAAAGTTTTTGTTCAGCCTACTCAATCAACTCAAGAACCTGCTTCCGCTACAGATAAGTCGACCTCTAAGTCTACGGCTAAATCTAAAGTAAAAATTGGCTAA